In Thermodesulfobacteriota bacterium, the following proteins share a genomic window:
- a CDS encoding TldD/PmbA family protein, which yields MIEGKKIVKALLKGDVIYGDVFVEKKVYTHIHRESSKFERIEEAEDKGSALRVITPWKQYMLSTNSTDEKELLDLAREIPKLVFGEKDKVIVKVPEYPFKIEKYPDAVNLSKKMEIVEWVEKTARSMDPRIKQVRVIYKDTKQKVSIHTSFNETIFDERYQILLNLLLVGEKDGEIQTSYESIGGFYGFEYLTQERLFQFVEKTVTRLKKLFEAKEAPSGIKVCVLASEAGGTMIHEAVGHGLEADLALEGLSCYKGLLGEKVASPLITIVDDKTLSNMRGTYAYDDEGTPAERTVLIENGILKNYLFDKFYAMKHGRQSTGNGRRESYRYKPIPRMSNTFILPGNTPPEDIIASVDDGIYVLKMGGGQVDTVTGDFVFEVSEGYFIERGQIGDMIKNATIMGNGPKVLKEIDMVGSDLGFGIGTCGKDGQGVPVSDGQPTLRIPEMIVGGKSVSKNLLP from the coding sequence ATGATAGAAGGTAAAAAGATAGTTAAAGCCCTTTTGAAGGGGGATGTCATATACGGTGACGTATTCGTTGAAAAAAAAGTTTATACCCACATTCACAGGGAATCTTCAAAATTTGAAAGAATCGAAGAGGCAGAAGATAAAGGGTCTGCACTTCGAGTAATTACTCCCTGGAAGCAATACATGCTAAGTACTAACTCCACAGATGAAAAAGAACTATTAGATTTGGCTAGAGAGATTCCGAAACTAGTATTTGGTGAGAAGGACAAGGTTATCGTCAAGGTTCCCGAGTATCCGTTTAAAATTGAAAAATATCCTGACGCTGTGAACCTGAGTAAAAAGATGGAAATCGTTGAATGGGTAGAAAAGACTGCAAGAAGCATGGACCCAAGAATAAAACAGGTGCGAGTAATATACAAAGACACGAAGCAAAAGGTCTCTATACACACATCCTTTAACGAGACGATTTTCGACGAGCGTTACCAGATTCTACTTAACCTTCTTCTGGTTGGAGAGAAGGACGGAGAGATTCAAACTTCATATGAGTCAATAGGAGGATTTTACGGGTTCGAATACTTGACTCAAGAAAGGCTTTTTCAATTTGTGGAAAAGACCGTCACTAGACTAAAAAAGCTCTTTGAGGCAAAGGAAGCACCATCTGGTATCAAGGTGTGCGTTCTTGCTTCCGAAGCAGGTGGTACAATGATTCACGAGGCAGTTGGGCATGGGCTTGAAGCCGATCTAGCATTAGAAGGGCTATCTTGCTATAAAGGACTTTTAGGAGAGAAAGTTGCATCCCCACTTATAACCATAGTGGACGATAAAACGTTAAGCAACATGAGAGGAACATACGCTTACGACGATGAAGGAACCCCCGCCGAAAGAACGGTCCTTATTGAGAACGGGATCTTAAAGAACTACCTCTTTGATAAGTTTTACGCAATGAAACACGGAAGACAGAGCACGGGAAATGGAAGGCGAGAATCTTATAGGTACAAGCCAATCCCAAGGATGAGTAACACTTTTATTCTTCCAGGTAATACTCCTCCGGAAGATATAATCGCATCGGTGGATGACGGAATCTACGTTTTGAAGATGGGGGGAGGCCAGGTAGATACGGTAACGGGCGATTTTGTATTCGAGGTATCGGAAGGATACTTTATCGAGAGGGGTCAAATAGGAGACATGATCAAAAACGCAACGATAATGGGTAACGGCCCCAAAGTATTGAAAGAAATAGACATGGTGGGCTCAGATTTGGGTTTTGGAATAGGGACATGCGGAAAAGATGGACAAGGTGTGCCAGTCTCGGACGGACAACCTACACTTC
- a CDS encoding DUF4911 domain-containing protein yields the protein MERTKRYQLEKKYMKLVKDILESYEEICIMSVVEPDLGIVELSYPKYQEDDLTMIINDIRSKGISIWEIRGGDNDRR from the coding sequence ATGGAAAGAACAAAAAGGTACCAACTTGAAAAAAAGTACATGAAGCTAGTAAAGGATATCTTGGAATCGTACGAAGAGATCTGCATAATGTCTGTAGTAGAACCTGATCTGGGAATCGTGGAGCTTTCCTATCCCAAATACCAGGAAGATGACTTGACTATGATCATAAATGACATAAGAAGTAAAGGCATTTCCATCTGGGAGATTAGAGGAGGAGATAATGATAGAAGGTAA
- a CDS encoding 2-hydroxyacyl-CoA dehydratase — MSEIVGFTTTIPVEVIFASKYTPCDLNNIFISDPCPMHYIEIAEKDGFPKNICSWIKGIYGVVMEKKIKTVIAVMVGDCSNTHALSEILQHKGIRVLPFAYPFDKDSESLKREIEKLMRELSVDEKELAKIDREILKVRRLLRKIDELTYKEGLVSGYENHLWLVRASDMMGDFKKYGKMAKSFILEKKGSPKREGVRLGYIGVPPIITDLYEFVEKKGGYIVFNETQRQFSLPFFGCNIVERYLRYTYPYGIFARIEDIKREIRRRKIKGIIHYVQAFCFRVMEDVILKDILDVPMLTIEGELPKPLDARTKLRIEAFLEMLKT; from the coding sequence ATGAGTGAAATAGTCGGATTCACAACGACAATACCTGTTGAAGTCATATTTGCTAGTAAATATACTCCTTGCGATCTTAACAATATCTTCATTTCTGATCCTTGTCCCATGCATTACATAGAGATCGCTGAAAAAGACGGTTTTCCAAAAAATATATGTAGCTGGATAAAGGGTATATACGGCGTAGTCATGGAAAAAAAGATAAAGACTGTTATTGCTGTGATGGTGGGAGACTGCAGTAACACGCATGCGCTCTCGGAGATACTTCAGCACAAAGGTATAAGAGTCCTTCCTTTCGCCTATCCCTTCGACAAGGATAGTGAGTCACTGAAAAGGGAAATAGAAAAGCTTATGCGTGAGCTCTCTGTGGACGAAAAAGAACTGGCAAAAATAGATAGAGAGATCCTAAAAGTGAGAAGACTCTTAAGAAAGATAGACGAGCTTACATACAAAGAAGGACTTGTGTCTGGCTACGAAAACCACCTCTGGCTTGTTCGGGCATCCGACATGATGGGCGACTTTAAAAAGTATGGAAAAATGGCAAAGTCTTTTATTCTCGAAAAAAAAGGATCTCCTAAAAGAGAAGGGGTGAGACTAGGTTATATCGGCGTACCACCCATTATCACGGATCTCTACGAGTTCGTAGAGAAGAAAGGTGGGTACATCGTATTTAACGAGACCCAAAGGCAGTTTTCGTTACCTTTTTTTGGATGCAATATTGTTGAAAGATACTTACGATACACCTATCCTTACGGCATATTTGCCCGAATAGAAGACATAAAAAGGGAGATAAGACGAAGAAAGATAAAAGGTATCATCCACTATGTGCAGGCTTTCTGCTTTAGGGTGATGGAAGATGTGATCTTAAAAGACATCCTCGACGTTCCCATGCTTACGATTGAAGGCGAGCTTCCAAAACCGCTCGATGCACGAACAAAACTGAGGATAGAAGCATTCCTTGAAATGCTAAAAACCTGA
- the rsmA gene encoding 16S rRNA (adenine(1518)-N(6)/adenine(1519)-N(6))-dimethyltransferase RsmA: MLKKSLSQHLLKDRNILKKMLSKTDIDDKDTVIEIGAGKGDLTRLLAASAKKVYAVEIDTQFSPYLDRIAEELKNVEIIYEDFLEIDLKPLKNDMLKVIGNIPYKITGPILFKLFKDRGYLKSAFLTVQKEVAQRIVAEPKTSSFGSLSVISQVLAHCRVEFYIPPHVFFPAPKVESAFVSMRFKKESQKIPEGFFQFVRNCFRHKRKLLWNSLRSAYDSSIVESLFEKARLERSVRAEELPPEKFLELFYIFNGMHE, translated from the coding sequence ATGCTAAAAAAATCTCTCTCGCAGCATCTGCTTAAGGACAGAAACATCCTAAAAAAGATGTTATCTAAGACTGACATAGACGATAAGGACACAGTAATTGAAATTGGAGCGGGTAAAGGTGATCTCACAAGACTCCTTGCTGCTTCGGCCAAAAAGGTCTACGCTGTAGAAATAGATACCCAGTTTTCGCCGTATCTTGATCGAATCGCGGAAGAACTAAAAAATGTGGAGATCATATATGAGGATTTTTTAGAGATAGATCTAAAACCACTGAAAAATGACATGTTGAAAGTCATAGGAAACATCCCCTACAAAATTACAGGTCCAATCCTTTTTAAACTCTTTAAAGACAGAGGATATCTAAAAAGTGCCTTCCTTACTGTGCAAAAAGAAGTGGCGCAAAGAATCGTTGCGGAACCAAAAACAAGCTCATTTGGCTCACTTTCCGTTATAAGTCAGGTACTTGCCCATTGCAGAGTCGAGTTTTATATACCGCCCCACGTTTTTTTTCCTGCTCCTAAAGTTGAGAGTGCCTTTGTATCCATGCGCTTTAAGAAGGAATCCCAAAAGATTCCCGAGGGTTTTTTTCAATTTGTGAGAAACTGCTTTAGACATAAAAGGAAATTATTATGGAATTCCCTCAGATCCGCGTACGACTCATCAATCGTGGAATCCCTCTTTGAGAAGGCCCGTCTTGAAAGATCGGTAAGAGCAGAGGAGCTCCCTCCGGAGAAGTTTCTGGAACTCTTTTATATATTTAACGGCATGCATGAGTGA
- the tsaD gene encoding tRNA (adenosine(37)-N6)-threonylcarbamoyltransferase complex transferase subunit TsaD, which yields MYVLGIDTSCDDTSFAILEDDSRVIANTVFNQNELHKLFGGVVPEIASRKHIEYIEPLFFQFMEKCGLVPQRIDLIACTNGPGLIGSILVGLSFAKGLCLSLDKPLIGVNHIEAHAMSIFLERKVDFPFVALVVSGGHTLILLMEEKGNYRFLGSTRDDAAGEAFDKIAKFLNLGYPGGVAIDRISRQGLRDFVRFPRPMIDEDNFDFSFSGLKTAFINYVKKNPPNSDTLHHVVASFQEAVCEVLCVKTVKAAKKFKVKNVVLGGGVAANRRLREMLLDAAKAYDLEIFFPSIEYCTDNAAMVAITGYYHYKIGRKSDLKLKGFSSIFSS from the coding sequence ATGTACGTTTTGGGAATCGACACGTCCTGCGACGATACGTCTTTTGCAATTTTGGAAGACGACAGTCGAGTAATTGCCAATACTGTTTTTAATCAGAACGAACTACATAAGCTTTTCGGAGGTGTAGTTCCTGAGATCGCATCGAGAAAGCATATAGAATACATAGAACCTCTCTTCTTTCAGTTTATGGAAAAGTGCGGTCTCGTACCTCAAAGAATCGATCTTATAGCGTGTACGAATGGGCCGGGACTTATCGGTTCAATACTTGTTGGGTTGTCTTTTGCCAAAGGCTTGTGTCTCTCACTGGATAAGCCGCTTATCGGTGTCAACCATATTGAAGCCCATGCCATGAGTATTTTTCTTGAGCGAAAGGTGGATTTTCCTTTTGTTGCTCTCGTTGTCTCCGGAGGTCATACTTTGATCCTTCTTATGGAGGAGAAAGGGAATTATAGGTTTTTAGGAAGCACAAGAGACGATGCTGCTGGTGAAGCTTTCGACAAGATAGCGAAATTTCTCAATTTGGGTTATCCGGGTGGAGTCGCAATAGATCGGATATCTAGGCAAGGTCTAAGGGATTTCGTGAGATTCCCAAGGCCTATGATAGATGAGGATAACTTCGATTTCAGTTTCAGTGGTCTAAAAACGGCGTTTATAAACTATGTTAAAAAAAATCCCCCAAATAGCGACACTCTCCACCATGTTGTTGCTTCTTTTCAAGAGGCGGTTTGTGAGGTTCTCTGTGTCAAGACCGTAAAAGCCGCGAAAAAGTTTAAGGTTAAAAACGTAGTTTTAGGCGGTGGTGTAGCTGCAAATAGGCGTCTAAGAGAAATGTTACTTGATGCGGCAAAGGCTTACGATCTTGAAATCTTTTTCCCTTCCATCGAATATTGCACCGATAACGCGGCAATGGTGGCAATAACGGGTTATTATCATTACAAAATCGGTCGCAAATCCGATTTAAAACTAAAAGGATTCTCTAGCATATTTTCATCCTAA
- a CDS encoding SurA N-terminal domain-containing protein — protein MLRFLRTKATGFFVKAIFGMIIVVFIFWGIGTFREPERKVAEIGRYKIRETEYYEEYKRLLDSYKALLKERLDEETLKGLNLKEKAIQSLIERYLILTLSERLGIEVSDAEYAEYLESIDAFKKDGKFDKKKFVEVLKKNNIDAKEFEIRQRMSMKVAKTSEILKDLMVVIDEKEIWEEYKRQNGMVRLKYAVFSPSDFEDKIEISEKELEELYEKEKNLHFSEPRYKLRYIVIDQESTLRDDKAYMELIETKDLESFAKRHNLNLNLVEYASESELKRLITDINDFSWLKDLRKDDFSLPIRAKEKSYIFQLIGLKKGEPLEKSLVLKKIKERVTSDKAKEIAKRKAEEALSSGRIRFENLTPFLKRNSSEIPKIGVIPEEHRSLFLLDSKNPIYKTPLEISGKIYVFAFDSERLPDPKMWEKEKKEFRVLVLLKKREEVLSEFLDSMKKKEKIKIYTSEL, from the coding sequence ATGCTTAGGTTTCTGAGGACAAAAGCTACCGGATTCTTTGTTAAAGCGATCTTCGGGATGATAATTGTCGTCTTCATATTTTGGGGAATTGGAACTTTTAGGGAGCCAGAAAGGAAAGTAGCAGAGATCGGAAGGTATAAGATCCGCGAAACGGAGTATTACGAAGAGTACAAAAGGTTGTTAGATTCTTACAAGGCTTTATTGAAAGAAAGGCTCGACGAGGAGACTTTAAAGGGTCTGAATCTTAAGGAAAAAGCCATACAAAGTTTAATAGAGAGATACTTGATTTTAACGCTATCTGAGAGGCTCGGCATCGAAGTATCGGATGCAGAATACGCAGAATACCTAGAAAGCATAGATGCTTTCAAAAAGGACGGAAAATTTGACAAGAAAAAATTTGTGGAGGTGCTGAAAAAAAATAACATAGATGCCAAAGAATTCGAGATTAGACAGAGAATGAGTATGAAGGTGGCAAAGACTTCAGAGATTTTGAAAGATCTTATGGTTGTTATCGATGAGAAGGAGATTTGGGAAGAGTACAAAAGACAGAATGGTATGGTTCGACTGAAGTATGCCGTCTTTTCTCCATCAGACTTTGAAGACAAAATCGAAATAAGTGAAAAAGAACTGGAAGAGCTTTACGAGAAGGAAAAAAACCTCCATTTTTCCGAACCGCGCTATAAGCTACGCTATATCGTGATCGACCAAGAAAGCACGTTACGGGATGACAAAGCCTATATGGAGCTCATAGAGACGAAGGATTTGGAATCATTCGCAAAAAGACATAACCTGAATCTAAATCTTGTGGAGTATGCGTCCGAATCAGAACTTAAGCGCCTAATAACCGATATAAACGACTTTAGCTGGCTTAAGGACTTAAGAAAGGATGACTTTTCCTTACCTATTAGGGCTAAAGAAAAATCGTACATATTCCAGCTTATAGGACTCAAAAAAGGAGAGCCTCTAGAAAAATCCTTAGTTCTCAAAAAAATAAAAGAAAGGGTGACATCAGATAAGGCAAAAGAGATTGCCAAACGTAAAGCCGAAGAAGCGCTAAGTTCCGGAAGGATAAGATTTGAAAATCTGACTCCTTTCCTTAAGAGAAATTCGAGCGAGATTCCGAAAATTGGAGTCATTCCAGAAGAGCATAGATCGCTATTCCTTTTGGATAGTAAAAATCCCATATACAAAACCCCTCTAGAGATTTCCGGAAAAATCTACGTCTTTGCCTTTGATTCTGAAAGGCTACCTGATCCAAAAATGTGGGAAAAAGAAAAAAAGGAGTTTAGAGTATTGGTCCTCCTGAAAAAGAGAGAAGAGGTCCTAAGCGAGTTTTTGGATTCCATGAAGAAGAAGGAAAAAATAAAAATCTATACTTCCGAACTCTAA
- a CDS encoding rod shape-determining protein, giving the protein MFNIFGFMSKDLAIDLGTANTLVYVKGKGIVTNEPSVVAIHKDSKGTKRVIAVGEEAKRMLGKTPGDIVAIRPLKDGVIADFEVTEVMLKYFIQKIHNRKSYARPRVVISIPSGITPVEKRAVKESAESAGAREVYLIEEPMAAAIGVGLPITEPDGNMIVDIGGGTTEVAVISLAGIVYCNSVRVAGDKIDEAIIQYIKRKYNMLIGERTAELVKINIGSAYPSPNEDELIMEVKGRDLIGGIPRTLEITGREIREAIAEPVNAIVEAVRIALERTPPELASDIVDKGIVLSGGGALLRNIDTLIREVTKLPVIVADNPLTAVVEGAGKVLDELDLLKQVATTL; this is encoded by the coding sequence ATGTTTAACATTTTCGGTTTCATGTCCAAGGACCTCGCCATAGATCTGGGCACAGCAAACACCCTCGTTTACGTGAAAGGGAAAGGTATAGTAACGAACGAACCCTCCGTTGTTGCAATACATAAGGATTCTAAGGGTACAAAAAGGGTCATAGCTGTAGGCGAAGAGGCAAAGAGGATGTTAGGCAAAACCCCGGGCGATATAGTCGCCATTAGACCACTAAAAGATGGTGTCATCGCTGATTTCGAAGTGACAGAAGTGATGTTAAAATACTTCATTCAGAAGATCCACAATAGAAAGTCTTACGCCCGTCCGAGGGTGGTGATCTCTATCCCATCTGGTATAACTCCTGTTGAGAAAAGGGCAGTAAAAGAATCTGCTGAATCAGCAGGTGCAAGGGAAGTCTACCTTATAGAGGAGCCCATGGCTGCGGCTATAGGTGTTGGACTTCCAATAACCGAGCCAGACGGTAACATGATAGTCGACATTGGAGGGGGGACAACCGAAGTAGCCGTCATAAGCCTTGCGGGCATTGTGTATTGTAACTCCGTGAGAGTTGCAGGTGACAAGATAGATGAGGCCATCATTCAGTACATAAAAAGAAAGTACAACATGCTCATAGGTGAAAGGACTGCAGAACTCGTAAAAATCAACATAGGCTCGGCATATCCCAGTCCCAACGAAGATGAGTTGATAATGGAAGTGAAAGGGAGAGATCTAATAGGGGGAATCCCAAGAACTCTGGAGATCACTGGACGAGAGATAAGGGAGGCAATTGCTGAACCAGTAAACGCAATAGTTGAGGCTGTAAGAATAGCCCTTGAGAGGACTCCACCTGAACTAGCATCCGATATAGTCGATAAAGGAATTGTACTAAGCGGCGGTGGAGCCCTTCTAAGAAACATTGATACACTTATAAGAGAGGTTACGAAGCTTCCAGTAATCGTGGCAGATAATCCGTTAACAGCCGTTGTCGAAGGAGCAGGAAAGGTGCTCGATGAGCTAGATCTTCTAAAACAAGTGGCGACGACTCTATAA
- the mreC gene encoding rod shape-determining protein MreC, protein MKPYLALSSAIFALIVAFLGFTNFPWAANFYSKLRDPLSEITGWAVSFLDRPVKRVAHYYDRYLDLVDAKKEVIELRRRLDALYLEYSRLKELERENRQLRQILELKEKKEYKMVVASIVGEDIKSWYKGILIDKGRDSGIKEKMPVISPKGLVGQVIEANRKTSKIMVINDAKSAVDVYVEGKEIRGIVEGSGETTLKLKYVKKNEDLEAGDKLITSGKDGIYPRGIPVGIVVNINKKKGGIFLDVDVMPFANFRVLDYVIVLTG, encoded by the coding sequence TTGAAGCCTTATCTCGCTCTGTCGAGTGCTATTTTTGCACTTATTGTCGCATTCCTTGGTTTTACAAATTTTCCCTGGGCGGCAAATTTTTACTCAAAATTGAGAGACCCTCTTAGTGAAATTACGGGATGGGCCGTAAGTTTCCTTGATAGGCCGGTAAAAAGGGTCGCACACTACTACGATCGGTATCTCGATCTTGTGGATGCAAAGAAAGAGGTTATTGAATTAAGGAGGCGACTAGATGCACTCTATCTTGAATACTCAAGGTTAAAGGAGCTTGAAAGGGAGAATAGACAGCTTAGACAGATACTCGAACTCAAAGAAAAAAAAGAGTACAAAATGGTCGTTGCCTCAATTGTCGGCGAGGATATAAAAAGCTGGTATAAAGGGATATTGATAGACAAAGGGAGGGATTCTGGAATTAAAGAAAAGATGCCTGTTATCTCTCCCAAGGGACTTGTTGGGCAAGTGATAGAGGCAAATAGAAAGACGAGCAAAATAATGGTCATAAACGATGCAAAATCGGCAGTTGATGTTTATGTGGAGGGAAAGGAGATAAGGGGAATAGTTGAAGGCTCTGGAGAGACAACCCTTAAATTGAAGTACGTGAAAAAAAACGAGGACTTAGAGGCAGGAGATAAACTGATAACGTCAGGGAAGGACGGCATCTATCCTAGGGGGATACCGGTTGGTATCGTAGTAAACATTAACAAGAAAAAAGGCGGAATCTTTCTCGATGTGGATGTTATGCCTTTTGCAAACTTTAGGGTCCTAGACTACGTAATAGTCCTTACGGGATAG
- the mrdA gene encoding penicillin-binding protein 2 encodes MGVDKEKRYKWAKIILVSVFIVLVVRLWYLQIIKGEEMRKLSEQNRIRIQKIYAPRGVIYDRKGRILADTRPSFNVYIIPEDIRDFNQTVDGLAKILNIDREEIVGKLRSAKDMPPSFPVKIKSDLTTDEVARVEAHKIYMPGVTIYVEPRRYYPYGELFAHLIGYVSEISKDELKAYKDYSPGDYIGKYGLEKMYEQYLRGKDGERRIEVDAMGREIRVLETVEPTPGNNLYLNVDLDIQMAIDRILGTRSGGAVVLDVKTGGVIALVSKPAFDPNLIVSGIPGQEWTRLSLDKKHPLQNRVIQGRYPPGSTFKLLVALAGLEEGLINERTSFLCKGGILFGNRFFRCWKEKGHGVVSLHRAIVESCDVFFYNLGLKLGVDNIHRMSEIFGLTDIQGIDLPGEKKGFVPSTEWKYRTFKEKWYEGETLSVSIGQGAVWLTPLGLATLTAIIANNGVLYKPQIVSKIVSPDGKILKLFKPEERRKVKINPENLTLVKKAMWGVVNEPGGTAFASRTNVCDMSGKTGTAQTASSPRASKGDHAWFVAFAPYLDPQVAISVIVEYGGHGATSAAPIAKIILEEYFKEREKIREARTHDR; translated from the coding sequence ATGGGAGTAGATAAGGAAAAGAGATACAAGTGGGCAAAAATAATACTGGTATCCGTTTTCATCGTATTGGTTGTGAGGCTCTGGTATCTTCAGATTATAAAAGGTGAAGAGATGAGAAAACTATCCGAACAGAATAGGATTAGGATTCAAAAGATTTACGCACCAAGAGGAGTAATATATGACAGGAAGGGAAGGATACTTGCTGACACAAGACCTTCCTTTAACGTGTACATAATCCCCGAAGACATAAGAGACTTCAATCAGACTGTCGATGGACTCGCAAAGATACTGAATATAGATAGAGAAGAGATAGTCGGAAAACTCCGATCCGCAAAAGACATGCCGCCCTCTTTTCCCGTAAAGATAAAGTCCGATTTAACGACGGACGAGGTTGCAAGGGTCGAAGCTCATAAGATATATATGCCCGGGGTCACAATTTACGTGGAGCCTAGAAGATACTATCCCTATGGAGAGCTATTCGCCCACCTTATAGGTTATGTCTCTGAGATAAGTAAGGATGAACTTAAAGCTTACAAAGACTACTCTCCAGGAGACTACATAGGAAAGTATGGTCTCGAAAAAATGTACGAGCAATATTTAAGAGGAAAAGATGGGGAAAGGAGAATCGAGGTAGACGCGATGGGAAGGGAAATAAGGGTTTTAGAAACGGTGGAACCGACCCCGGGAAATAACCTTTACCTTAACGTTGATCTGGATATACAGATGGCAATTGACCGGATTTTGGGTACGAGAAGTGGGGGTGCTGTAGTTTTAGATGTCAAAACCGGCGGTGTTATAGCTCTTGTGAGCAAACCGGCATTTGATCCGAATCTAATAGTTTCTGGTATCCCGGGTCAAGAATGGACAAGACTGAGCCTCGACAAAAAGCACCCTCTGCAAAATAGAGTCATTCAAGGTCGATACCCGCCTGGTTCAACTTTTAAACTCCTTGTTGCTCTAGCTGGCCTTGAAGAAGGTCTAATTAACGAAAGGACATCGTTTCTATGCAAGGGTGGTATCCTTTTTGGAAACAGATTCTTCCGATGCTGGAAGGAAAAGGGACATGGCGTAGTTTCTCTTCATAGGGCGATTGTGGAATCGTGTGATGTGTTCTTTTACAACCTCGGGCTCAAGCTCGGGGTCGATAATATTCACCGAATGTCAGAAATCTTCGGTTTAACCGACATTCAGGGCATAGACCTTCCTGGGGAAAAAAAAGGTTTTGTACCTTCTACCGAATGGAAGTATAGAACATTTAAAGAAAAGTGGTACGAAGGAGAGACTCTTTCCGTTTCGATTGGCCAGGGAGCTGTGTGGCTTACGCCTCTTGGCTTGGCAACTTTAACCGCAATTATCGCCAATAACGGGGTGTTATATAAACCTCAGATTGTAAGTAAGATTGTTTCACCCGATGGGAAGATACTAAAATTATTCAAACCTGAAGAAAGAAGGAAAGTGAAAATAAATCCCGAGAATCTTACGCTCGTGAAAAAGGCAATGTGGGGCGTGGTAAACGAGCCTGGTGGTACTGCATTCGCATCAAGAACTAATGTTTGCGATATGAGCGGAAAGACAGGAACAGCTCAGACAGCATCCTCTCCACGGGCATCAAAAGGCGATCATGCCTGGTTTGTGGCCTTTGCACCGTATCTCGATCCACAGGTAGCAATAAGCGTTATAGTAGAGTATGGTGGGCATGGCGCAACCAGTGCCGCACCAATAGCGAAGATCATATTAGAGGAGTACTTCAAGGAAAGGGAAAAAATTAGAGAGGCAAGGACTCATGATAGATAA
- the rodA gene encoding rod shape-determining protein RodA: MIDKRRLHHIDLYLIANVLGIFAIGMLTLISATSSLGSKTFVLKQILAFFIGLIFVTFILYFDYRTFVSYAFYLYIFGLFLILLVFLFGTVAGGARRWLSIFGLSLQPSEFMKPILIILFGNLLHEKMKSGSPLGLKDVAKPLLFSALPASIIAKQPDLGTACVILIVCLCVIWFVGLKKSTFFVLLFSGFTLAFLAWKYALEPYQKLRIIGLFNPDIDPSGVNYHARQATIAIGSGKVFGKGFLSGTQHKLNFIPEHHTDFIFAVFAEEWGFLGSIFLFILFASMVLRCLKIAKDTQDEMGSIIVFGSTTIIFSQFAINVLMTLRLFPVVGIPLPFLSYGGSSLVSMMCLIGLILNVNMRRYMF; this comes from the coding sequence ATGATAGATAAAAGGAGGCTACATCATATAGATCTTTATCTCATTGCTAACGTGCTTGGCATATTCGCGATTGGAATGCTAACACTTATTTCCGCAACAAGTTCTCTAGGATCAAAGACTTTCGTTTTAAAACAGATCTTGGCTTTTTTTATAGGGCTTATCTTCGTCACTTTCATACTATACTTCGATTACAGAACTTTTGTTTCCTACGCGTTTTACCTTTACATCTTTGGACTCTTTCTAATACTTTTGGTTTTCCTCTTTGGCACCGTTGCAGGGGGCGCCAGAAGGTGGCTAAGCATCTTTGGTTTGAGCCTACAGCCCTCAGAATTTATGAAACCAATCCTTATCATTCTTTTTGGCAATCTTCTTCACGAAAAAATGAAATCTGGCAGCCCCTTAGGACTCAAAGACGTGGCAAAGCCGCTACTATTTTCTGCATTACCCGCAAGTATAATAGCAAAGCAGCCTGATCTCGGAACAGCTTGTGTCATTCTTATTGTGTGCTTGTGTGTTATATGGTTTGTGGGTTTAAAAAAAAGCACGTTCTTTGTTCTATTATTTTCAGGTTTTACACTTGCTTTCCTTGCTTGGAAATACGCCCTTGAGCCCTATCAGAAATTAAGAATAATCGGACTTTTCAATCCGGATATCGACCCCTCCGGCGTCAACTATCATGCAAGACAGGCAACGATCGCTATAGGTTCCGGAAAGGTTTTCGGAAAGGGTTTTCTCTCTGGAACTCAGCACAAACTCAACTTTATTCCCGAACATCACACCGATTTTATATTTGCTGTCTTTGCCGAGGAATGGGGATTTTTGGGATCTATCTTTCTTTTTATTCTCTTTGCCTCCATGGTTCTCAGATGCTTAAAGATAGCTAAGGATACTCAGGATGAGATGGGTTCAATAATAGTTTTCGGTTCCACTACTATCATCTTTTCTCAGTTCGCGATAAACGTGCTTATGACCCTTCGACTTTTTCCCGTTGTCGGAATCCCTTTGCCATTTTTAAGTTATGGAGGATCGAGCCTCGTAAGTATGATGTGTCTCATTGGTTTAATTCTTAACGTGAACATGAGAAGGTACATGTTCTGA